One Larus michahellis chromosome 11, bLarMic1.1, whole genome shotgun sequence genomic region harbors:
- the LOC141749921 gene encoding protocadherin alpha-2-like isoform X3: MRTRGKQRGKRRKQTRKRKEKVLLSPIIGFDEGKSRSLSAERRSHGPSFYDRSAAAGPGSAAGGVCPQKHPRSDTRCRCWPRRRRQRAGGRQLLPEPLSRLQSAGGRMRRAGPGRAAERGAEPRASRGALEGAVRAAAGSRAGPVRVSAAAWAAAMGVNWCAVLRMLVVQAAWALVAGQVRYSVPEEAKAGTVVGRLSQDLGLEAGDAESRRLRLVSQGRRASVEVSGASGALVVSSRLDREELCGKSAPCALRLEVLVDRPLRVFHVELEVTDINDNAPLFRVKEEAFSMAESSLPGSRFPLEGASDADIGANAQLSYTLRPSEHFTIDHRGNNDQSASLALVLTKPLDRETLPVHRLVLTASDGGHPSLTGTMELLISVLDANDNAPQFNQSVYSVKVLEGSEPRTLLTTVSATDLDEGINSDIMYLFSRHVTAEVKEMFTIDEIKGEIRLRGKLDHEEKGSYEITVEARDKGFPPLSGHCSVELEVLDVNDNAPEVWVTSLSVPVSEDAAVGTVVALLSVSDRDSGSNGRVRCAVWPASPFGLVSTFAGSYSLVLREALDRERVSEYEVEVRAEDGGSPPLRASRGVRVPVSDVNDNAPAFAQAVYTVLARENNAAGAELARVWARDPDEAGNGRVSYSVWEGGVGGASSGGGWRSASSYVSVDAESGRLWALRPLDYEEVQVLQFEVRAVDAGEPSLCGNATVQVFVVDENDNAPALLPASGGGAWSGSSSEAAPGSGSVWASWGTPAGQVVAKIRAVDADSGYNAWLRYELWEPRGKGPFRVGLYSGEVSTARALEEADGPRQRLVIVVRDHGEPSLSATATLSVSLVEGGEAALAAAGSSLSGVGLRPAEGGASVSSSAATNVWLVVAICAVSSLFLLAVVLYVASRWAPRAAVLSGPGAATLVCTSEVGSWSYSQRQSRSLCVADGAGKSDLMVFSPNFPPPPPGPAAENGSVGKGPSLSPLASGVPKHPNPDWRYSASLRAGMQSAVHMEEAGVLRGGPGGPDQQWPTVSSATTEPEAGEVSPPVGAGVNSNSWTFKFGPGNPKQGGPESKKQTQVSFLLRRKGESSQYSQ, translated from the coding sequence ATGAGGACACGAGGAAAACAACGAGGAAAGAGACGAAAACAGacgagaaagagaaaagagaaggttcTATTGTCACCTATTATCGGTTTTGACGAAGGGAAATCGCGGAGCTTGTCGGCCGAGCGGCGGAGCCACGGCCCGTCCTTCTACGATCGGAGCGCCGCTGCGGgccccgggagcgcggcaggaGGCGTCTGCCCGCAGAAGCACCCGCGGTCGGACACCAGGTGCCGCTGTTGGCCGCGAAGGCGCCGTCAACGCGCAGGAGGGCGGCAGCTCCTCCCCGAGCCGCTGTCACGGCTGCAGTCAGCCGGAGGAAGGAtgcggcgggcagggccgggcagggcggcggAACGCGGAGCAGAGCCCCGCGCCAGCCGGGGAGCCTTGGAGGGGGCCGTCCGGGCGGCGGCTGGGAGCCGTGCAGGGCCCGTGCGGGTGTCGGCGGCTGCTTGGGCGGCGGCGATGGGCGTGAATTGGTGTGCCGTGTTGCGGATGCTGGTGGTGCAGGCGGCGTGGGCACTGGTCGCTGGTCAGGTGCGGTACTCGGTGCCGGAGGAAGCCAAGGCCGGGACGGTGGTGGGTCGTCTGTCGCAGGACCTGGGCCTGGAGGCGGGCGATGCGGAGTCGCGGCGCCTGCGTCTGGTATCGCAGGGCCGTCGTGCGAGCGTGGAGGTgagcggggcgagcggggcgCTGGTGGTGAGCTCGCGTCTGGACCGGGAGGAGCTGTGCGGGAAGAGCGCGCCGTGCGCCCTgcgcctggaggtgctggtggatcGGCCGCTGCGCGTCTTCcacgtggagctggaggtgacTGACATCAACGACAACGCCCCGCTCTTTCGCGTTAAGGAAGAAGCCTTTAGCATGGCGGAATCGTCGCTGCCGGGGTCCCGGTTCCCGCTGGAGGGCGCATCGGATGCAGATATCGGAGCGAACGCGCAGCTCTCCTATACACTCAGGCCCAGCGAGCATTTCACTATTGATCATCGGGGTAATAACGACCAGAGCGCATCTTTGGCACTTGTTCTAACGAAACCGCTGGACCGCGAGACTTTGCCTGTGCACCGTTTGGTGTTGACGGCGAGTGACGGTGGCCATCCGTCGCTGACGGGCACGATGGAGCTATTGATTTCGGTGCTGGACGCCAACGACAACGCGCCCCAGTTCAACCAGTCGGTTTACAGTGTAAAAGTCTTAGAGGGTTCAGAGCCCCGAACTCTGTTAACCACGGTCAGTGCCACGGATTTGGACGAAGGGATCAATAGTgatattatgtatttatttagtagGCACGTCACTGCAGAAGTTAAAGAAATGTTCACTATCGATGAAATCAAAGGAGAAATCAGACTTCGGGGGAAGTTAGACCACGAAGAAAAGGGTAGTTACGAGATCACGGTAGAAGCAAGAGACAAAGGCTTCCCTCCGTTATCGGGCCACTGCAGCGTGGAGCTGGAGGTgttggacgtgaacgacaacgcacCGGAGGTGTGGGTGACGTCGCTGTCGGTGCCGGTGTCGGAGGACGCGGcggtggggacggtggtggcgCTGCTGAGCGTGTCGGACCGGGACTCGGGGTCGAACGGGCGCGTGCGGTGCGCGGTGTGGCCGGCGTCGCCGTTCGGTCTGGTGTCGACGTTCGCGGGGTCGTACTCGCTGGTGCTGCGGGAGGCGCTGGACCGGGAGCGGGTGTCGGAGTACGAGGTGGAGGTGCGTGCGGAGGACGGCGGGTCGCCGCCGCTGCGCGCCAGTCGCGGGGTGCGTGTGCCGGTgtcggacgtgaacgacaacgcgccggcgtTCGCGCAGGCGGTGTACACGGTGCTGGCGCgggagaacaacgcggcgggcgcggagctggCGCGTGTGTGGGCGCGGGACCCGGACGAGGCGGGCAACGGGCGCGTGAGCTACTCGGTGTGGGAGGGCGGTGTCGGGGGCGCGTCgtcgggcggggggtggcggtcgGCGTCGAGCTACGTGTCGGTGGACGCGGAGAGCGGGCGGCTGTGGGCGCTGCGGCCGTTGGACTACGAGGAGGTGCAGGTGCTGCAGTTCGAGGTGCGTGCGGTGGACGCGGGGGAGCCGTCGCTGTGCGGCAACGCCACGGTGCAGGTCTTCGTGGtggacgagaacgacaacgcgccggcgctgctgccggCGTCGGGCGGCGGCGCGTGGTCTGGGTCGTCGTCGGAGGCGGCGCCGGGGTCGGGGTCGGTGTGGGCGTCGTGGGGGACGCCGGCGGGGCAGGTGGTGGCGAAGATCCGGGCGGTGGACGCGGACTCGGGCTACAACGCGTGGCTGCGCTACGAGCTGTGGGAGCCGCGGGGGAAGGGCCCGTTCCGCGTGGGGCTGTACAGCGGCGAGGTGAGCACGGCGCGGGCGCTGGAGGAGGCGGACGGCCCGCGGCAGCGGCTGGTGATCGTggtgcgtgaccacggggagccGTCGCtctcggccacggccacgctgagcGTGTCGCTGGTGGAGGGCGGcgaggcggcgctggcggccgcgggCTCGTCGTTGTCGGGGGTAGGGCTGCGTCCGGCGGAGGGCGGCGCGTCGGTGTCATCGTCTGCGGCGACGAACGTGTGGCTGGTGGTGGCGATCTGCGCGGTGTCGAGCCTGTTCCTGCTGGCGGTGGTGCTGTACGTGGCGTCGCGGTGGGCGCCGCGGGCGGCCGTGCTGTCGGGGCCCGGTGCGGCGACGCTGGTGTGCACCAGCGAAGTGGGGAGCTGGTCGTACTCGCAGCGGCAGAGCCGGAGCCTGTGCGTGGCGGACGGCGCGGGCAAGAGCGACCTGATGGTTTTCAGCCCCAacttcccgccgccgccgcccggtccCGCGGCAGAAAACGGTTCTGTTGGGAAGGGGCCGTCTCTCTCCCCGCTTGCTTCAGGCGTG